The sequence TTTCAATAACCCATCCACAACGACATGTGTAATAACTGCTATCAAAATAAGCTTCTACATCACTTCCATAGAAAGATAGATATGGACTTCCCGAAAATTCGCTACCAAAAATTTTTTGGCGAATAGGCAAAGATCCGATAAAGCAATAGGTTTGATTTAGAATTTTTTGTGAAGAAGCCTCGTTGTTATCTATACAGAAATAAAAGACAATAGGACTTGCCGAAGAGCGCTCTTTTAATGTTGGGAATAGATAAGGAAGAGTGGACCAAGAAGCAACATATGGAGTGCTAACGACAACAGGGGCGTGAGCTGATTCCAAAGTAAACCAAGAAGAAGGATTGTTAATCCCTGCTGTGAACACAGAGCGTTCGCCTTGCTCGTTGACTCTGTGTTTATTGAGATAAACTCGAATAGCTTGTTGGAGAGCCGTTCGTTTACTAGACAATTCCGCTGCATCTACTTTAGGAAAATAAAGAGGATTGAGTAAATCTGTTATAGGGAGCAAGGAAATGTGAATGGGTACGGGTTCCAAGCGAACACTTTCTGACCAGTCTTTAAAATCTAGATGTTCATCATGAACAGAAGGGAGAACTGTCCCACCTAAAAATACCGTATGGGAAGAGGATGCTGAACTATAAGAAGAATAAGCTGACTCCGTACTGTTTGAGACTGAGCCTCTTAACAAAGCATTTGCTGCAGCAGTTTCTAAGGAAATCTTTTTATTATTAAGATCTTCTACTTGTTCAAAAGATAGCTTTAAAACTTGGAACCCTATTCCTCCAAAAGTCGCAGAGGTGATGTAGTGTGTCCCAAATTTTTGAATAAATACGGACCAAGAATTGGGGCAAGTAGGACTTAATTTGGTTTCAACCCAGTTACGGAAAGAGTTATCTAAGCGTTTCTCTGAAGGATCTAGGCCATCATCCTCTTTCAGGATATAAAGAGAGTGTGCTGCAGTAGAGCAGGTTACAGTATTTTTAGCATGAAGCGTGTTTTTTCTAACAAACTCACTGGTCAGACTTCCTGAAAAAGCAGCTGCTTCGGCAAGGCTCAAGTCAGAATCCTCGGACTGCTCTAACACAGGCATTTTAGGAGTCTCACAGAAAGTTGAAGTATGTTTTGTTTCAACTTGATAAATATGACAATCGTCTAAACTACGTTGGAATCCAGATTTAATCTTTCTTATAGCATAAGCTTGTTCAGATGTAGACTTAATACGAGAAAGCTCTAAATCAATCAATACTGCAGCAATAGTATGTGTGCCCACTTGAATCTGATAATTGTATTTTGATTCGGTGAAACCTTGTAAATCTAAACGAACACTTCCTTCTGTAAGGATTTGACTTTTAG is a genomic window of Chlamydia sp. containing:
- a CDS encoding MAC/perforin domain-containing protein → MMNCSFLYVIHPHTVFNPRLGLHPLSSDKYIEEGNRLAAFIESLPLEIFDTPTFIESASLGAPYILSWENTKDGALFTILEPKLSACAATCLVDISIPMKSDSELLEEIKQTLLKSSYDGIRYLITQESFSQTEESSVLTLVEDDVELIRNVDFLGRAVDIVKLDPINILNTVSEESVLDYSFSKETAQLSSDGRFGIPKGTKIFPKPALDVEINTSIFEETTSFTHSFSTSVTFCIPDFAGNMSLQTPPLVEGGQKEILVTRKHLFPSYSPKLVDVVKKYKREAKILVNKITFGKLWRHQAKSQILTEGSVRLDLQGFTESKYNYQIQVGTHTIAAVLIDLELSRIKSTSEQAYAIRKIKSGFQRSLDDCHIYQVETKHTSTFCETPKMPVLEQSEDSDLSLAEAAAFSGSLTSEFVRKNTLHAKNTVTCSTAAHSLYILKEDDGLDPSEKRLDNSFRNWVETKLSPTCPNSWSVFIQKFGTHYITSATFGGIGFQVLKLSFEQVEDLNNKKISLETAAANALLRGSVSNSTESAYSSYSSASSSHTVFLGGTVLPSVHDEHLDFKDWSESVRLEPVPIHISLLPITDLLNPLYFPKVDAAELSSKRTALQQAIRVYLNKHRVNEQGERSVFTAGINNPSSWFTLESAHAPVVVSTPYVASWSTLPYLFPTLKERSSASPIVFYFCIDNNEASSQKILNQTYCFIGSLPIRQKIFGSEFSGSPYLSFYGSDVEAYFDSSYYTCRCGWVIEKLNTTKDQFLRDGDEIRLKHVSSGKYLSTVPLKDNHRTLTYTTNSQEAIFIIKKSSRYCP